The nucleotide sequence ggtgcTTTGATCGATGCACAGGTATTCCTGGCACAATCTAGATATGTAATCTGATAGCATGTATTTCAAATGCGGATAAAGCTTCACCTTTTGGTCACCCATGTTCTTATCCTGGTCCATACTTGAGATATTTCTGGGCAGCGTTGATAGAAATATAGAGTCAAAGTCAAGCTTCAAGGAACATGGCTGTAGGGCTACAGCAAAAACACAGCATACAACCTGCCACAGTAGATAAACCACCCAGTATCAAGCAAACAATATATTCCTTGTGTGCTATCTCCGAAAGGATATTCTGCCTGGCAATGGACTTCCAGGGGGAAAAACCTAGTGTCCTGACACTGGCCAAAGATATGTTAAGACAGTCTTGCTGTTGATATCTCCTTTATCAGTTTACACAGCTAGTTACGGAATCGAATATGATAATCGAGCGATGGACCGAACGGCGCCTGCGCTTACCTATATGCCACTGTTTGGTATTGGTTCTACTGTTTAAAGAGTAGTGCCCCAGAGCGTAGGCTCCTTGGCCGTGGAAACCATTTTATGGTGTCGAAGGGAGCGCGGCTTAGGGGAGGTGGGACGGGGGAGGGGTACGAACGGCCTAAACTGAAAAGAGTTCGTCTCTGATAAGCGAATGATTAAAAACCGGGCAACGTGGAGGTAGAAGATGGAGCTAGATTGTTTACGGCACCGACTCTACTGTGGACCGCAGTTTTGGGTGAGTCTTTTCCCCGGGAATAGTTTTTAATCAGTGTGCCACACGTCGTTATTAACAGTAGAATAGATCAGAACAGTCCGTTATTTAGATTCACTTTATTACATTTCCGATGTGTTACCAGCAGTTTTCGAAAATATCTTGCTGTTAAGTTGGTATATGGGCAATATTCATCATAATCGGTGGCAAACCTATGTCGGTGGGGCCTCACAGGGCCCGGGGCACAGGGCGGGATGGGGGGGTGAGGCAGTGACAAATATACACCCATCTGCCTAAGCATGGTATTGATATTAATTGTGCAGTCAATAAACCAAACGGGATATCCATCTAGATATCCAGATGCGCAGTTTCTTTATTCTGCTTTCGGgcccaacaaaacaaaaatgcgATGAAACCAGTAACGTCACGTAGGACTACTGTCTAAGGCCACTTGGAAATTTTGAATCATTGAATTGGCTCTTCAATCGAATATATAACATTGTAGGTCGGAAACTCTGCCCACCCCAGGAGTGTAACACCCTCCAACGACCACCGCCGTATGCGAGACTAGAAAAACTGTGTATATGCCTACCCCTCAGTGGCACCATCCCTATGCATTAATTAACGTGCTGTATCAGTAGGTATATGTCTATGCATGGGGGTGCTAATTACTGTATCagtaaatactgtacatttgtgtatgtgtgttgaaggtgtggggggaggggggctataGAATATAGTAAAAGTATGCTACGTCTCTGGACTGTTATATAATAAGTAAATTGATGGTAACGTAAGCTCATCGGTGTATGCAAGGGCCTAAATATTAATCGTAATCCATGGCTTTATATAAATCGTAACAacgtacacaaaaaaaaaacacgtctTCGTTTAACTTCAGTACCATTTGTCTTCACACATTTGTAATACGTTGTAAACAGTGCATTATTTCAGGctataaaacatatatgtttacCCTTGGAGCTTTATATTGAACTAACCTAATGCATGACATTACGGTGTTAGACTAACCAACCAATTTTATTGATGAGCCACAGATGTTTTATATggtacaaatacaaatacaacctGAACTGGTAACAGTGTTTTCGGAAAATGCCGTCCCACTCATCGCTTGTCGGAATATTCCACTATTAGGTAGGGGTCTAATGTAATTGTGTACAATCTAACACAGTCGTTGTATTGTCGTTCTCGAAGTATTTTGGAAAGGATACTTCACATTACGAGCCTACGTTACCTTagtaaattaataatattgatattaatatcaATTCCTAACCTACGCCAACCTTTTGCTATTGTTAAATTCAACGCCAACCTATTTTCGAATGGTATAGTCCAAAATAAAACAACCGGCGACGAATGTGACATGATCCTTTTATATCGAGATGTAATACATATTTTATAAGTTAAGTTGTTTAAAACATCCTACCGGGTATATAACCCAGTTTTAAAGGCCTATACTCTATACCCAGTGTACATGGCCCGCGTGATCAATGCTGCTCAAGTACTCTAATCGGACAGAGGGTAACATTAGACGTTCATAAACACCAAATAAGGTAGGCAACGATGGTCGCGACAAGTCTTGTGTACAGCTATCCACGGTATATGGATACGTAGTCAATCGACAGCCAGTGCGTAGTAGAAACAGGGTGCAACACATCCATGTTTCAAATCAAGGGTAAACTGTAGTAGGCCTATGACTTCCGGAGGTCCCTTTTCGATGAGGTTTAAATTGGTAACTGGTTCCACGAATGTATTGAGCGATTAAATTTCTCGAGGGAGATACTGTTTATGCGTTAACATCAGTGGAGTGCTTTGGATTTCAAAgatggggaaggaggggggggggggcaaataaCAAAATCCTGACTATAAATAAGGGTCTATATTAGCAGCTCCAATCGCAATGTTGTGCTAATGAATACTTTGTGTGAGGACGGAAACAGAGACCGAGTGGTGGTAAATTTTGTGATCAAATTCTTCTACCGCTGAATGCAAAAATCCCCCGACTTAATCATTCCCCCCCCCGAATGAAGATGGGAGATTTCGCACACAGTCCCCTCCCCACCAAACCACACCCCTTGCGCACGCCAGTGATACATACGGAATGCcatatgtatcaaaaatgtccaaaaaaatataagcatgtccaaatttatgtaaacatatcgaaactaataaaagtatgtccaaaaataatatgagcaAGCCCAAAATAATgtgagagtgtcgaaaaattatatgaacatgtcgaatgtaactgctaacttcatcTTTATAAtgaacattttggcatttgAATTCACGCcatctgttgcaaaatatccaaaaaaatataggcatgtccaaatttatataaacatgtcgaaagactatatgagcatgtccaaaatattaaattaatattattttggacatgcttatattagacatttttgatacatatgGCATTCCGTAGATACAATTTGGGTAATCACTATACACGACAACGTGATTGCATTTAACCTCAGCATTCTTACATTATGAGCCCTGCCGGGGTGTACAACAGTCCATTGTAACGCAACACGGATGATGAATACCAAATAACAAAAGTACcgttttttctttcgttttttaaAGGCCTCTTTTAAGATGCCGCATTGCATTTTATTCTTCGTGTTGTACTGCATGGCCTACACATGTCGCCAGTACTATAGTGGCCCTGTACACTTTCAGCAACTTGAAGCCTTACAATTTTATGGTTTCAAGTACCATTTCCCGTGCGAAGCAAATACAGTTTAAGTATCGATCGGGTCGTAAACACAAACCAATAGATGGCTGTGTGTTTTGATTTGGACTATACCATTTGATAATAGGTTGTCATCAAGTATAACCTTGGTTAATACGTTGGCATAAGTTGGGGATTTCAGTcggttttttttcatttatttaaaccATGGTTGGTAttgtattatgatatatattactGTGTTAATGGTACgacaacaaatattaaaaaaacacgCCTCTCTTAATAGTGGAATGTAACATTGAGGCTGGgaaccctaaaaaaaaaaaccttttgtcTGCTCTACGTCATGCTTGAATAGAAAGATCCAGTTTGGTCGATGATGCATTAGAGCTCTATTCACGAACCGATAAACAGGATTTGTAGTTCCATGATATAACTAAGAGAGAGTGACCGACTTTGCTAACATCAGAAACTTCGACAACTATAGTGGGAAACGCGTAGAGAACACCAAACTCTTCCTACGTAGGCCTAAGGTAAGTTCAGAAGAAATAGTATAGgttctttatatttatacatttaaaGGTGATGAACAGTAGAGTCGCCAAACTCTTATGACGTAAGTTCGGAAGAAATAAaataggcttatatatatatatatatatatatatatctatatatatctatatatatatatatatatatatatatctatatatatatatatatatatatatatatatatatatatattcagatgTTCACTTCCGCAAATGTGCTCAATACATAGAGTAGAGCAAAATATAATTTAGTATACCTATACTGTATCTTACTACATGCTTTAAGTTATCGTATATataggtatactatatatatatatatatatatatatatatatatatatatatatatatatatacatatacatatatatttatatatatatatatatatatataatatatttaattatatatatacatatacgtatatttttatatattataattgttACTGTAATACAGTGTATTTACATATTCTCTTTTTGTGTCATTGATACAATGCTAGGGCGATATATAGATAAAAGTGTATATAACTAAATTACAGTTGGTTGAATCAGTGAGCTACTAGTTCCATGGTTGAACAGTCTGCCAATTGGgttgaacaaataaactgtaCACAGGCAGGCCTATCGTCTATAGGCTATGACGTCACTCATCGAGAATTTGCTCAATAGCCGATTTACAAAGCCAACATGATGAGTGTGGTGTGCCTTTTCACTATACTCAAAGGCTGGGAACAATGTATTAGGCGAACAAGTTGCGTAACCTGTCTATATATACTCATTGGTATATTACAGAAAGTGACTCCTACCATTGGATTGATAAGGGTTTCTTGTGTCTTGCGTCTAGTGATTAAGGATGTCCTGTAACTGCGAACGGATACTTGGAAAACTCCATACACACAGCCTTAAAGATCTGCtgtattggctccaattatagcacgctaatTAGGtatgaaagttttgtgattacgtaatcgacctgccgcGGTCGTAGATCgatacaattagcctgcatagcttcttaacaccttCAGGCTCTTTGTGTagacactgtgtggaaatatattcatgtctacagtgtagttaataaTCAAACCGCGTTCACACAGAGACCCTCGTACAAGAGAAAATAGGTAAAAAAGATGTCATTTTACGAAAAAGGgtggtcgattacgtaatctcaagaaactttccACGATAGCgcgctatagttggggtctatacagcagacatTTAAACATTACGGTGACCCATGCATACCATTGTTTTCCGTTTACTGGGAAAGTCGTTACTAAttagatacagtatatataacagCGCATGCGCATACATGGCTGTCACCATACGGTTACTTATTTTTTTACGAGCGTGAGTTTCCCCGTAGAGTATAGTTAGCTACATCAGTTTCGTGTTCTTACTGCCATGATGTGTATAGTCAgctacactgtaaaaaaaaaaaatctgtaaattAACAGAAacgattggaaaaaaaaatccaatcgATTCCTGCTATTTTTACAGACAATCTGTAAAAAGGAATTAACTggaaaataatgttttctttttgcatatttttccAGTTAAACGTTTTACAAGAACATTCTGTTAAATAgattaacataaaaaaaatctgttttcttttaGCAGTTTTCTCATGTATACTTGACTGAATTCTtctgataaaattacaatgTATGCCTGTTTGTTTACAGACACGTTTATCGCGTTTTACTCCCCAATTCTGTCGTTTTACAAGGTTTCGATGTTAATTGTTCAGTGAGTTTACAAAAGCGTTAAAAtcgttaaaattaaaatttatgtCTGCATTTTTACAGACAGCATTAACGCGTTTTACTTGGAAATTCTGttttttacaagattttgatGTTAATCGTTCAGTCAATTTACTTATTTCTTCTgataaattcaaatttatggctttttttttacagacaCTTTTAACGTTCTTTACTACCAAAATATGTCCTTGAACAAGTTTTTATGTGAATTCTTAATGATTTATCATCTGcgtaaaaaatgaaacaaaagtgtGGAAATTTGATATTGACcattaaaataaattgatggGTTTTATCTGTCTTATAGTTTACGGCAAGGTTTCTACAAAAAGAAAGTGCATACTTAGGGAATACGACAAAAATACACTGTAGAAGTACGTTGAAAATGttcatgtttattttcaccCTTTATTTACACAACTTCTTCATTCATCTTGGAGTGCAGGTCTTCCCCAAAAACATGAACATACAAAGGTGCTTTAACCTATCACTTTTTAATCATTTGTCTAAAACTAAAAGCTTCTTAAATAGATACTAGAAACACGAACCTCAATTTTAAAGCAACAAGCAGAGAACTTATAATCTTCAACACTGAAACAATAATTCTACTTTTCAACATTTGAGAAAATACTTGTGACTTGATATCACAAACTTCAGGCCAAGGCAATTATACAAACCAGTTACAAAAGTCTGTATAGGGACAATAAGAGATACAGGTTTTGCAACTGTTCTGAAGAGGAAACTTATGTTAAAAAAGTCTGTAAGCTGACAGATATTTAACAGTGTAGTTGGGACAAATTCCTAACGCTAAATATCTCTCTAAACTGTCCGCCCCACGACATGCCTCAAAGCattcgtattgacagtacatGCAGTTCCTAAatgttatctgatagaaacatgatattcatactgtttaTACGGACACTAACGGGTGCTCTGCAGCGAACATATAGTACAGTGTAGAAAAAAAATCGCCCAGTGTAGTAGGCCTAAGCAAGAATATTGTCGTTACCGTCCTAAGTCTTAGTAGAACAATGTGATTGTGTTCAGTCAACTATATGTTACACTACTGGTTAGCCCACCTACAGTAATTCCAGCTGAGAACTGTTGCAATGCCTTTGTGCTAGATAGTAAAGTTCCTGAAAATGAAATCGGACTGTTTACCGGAATAATATGcaattatttgttttcattggcATAACGTATATAGTCTAAAGTGTTTTTGATACATTTATGACAAGTGACTTTggaagagcaaaaaaaaaaataaacatacacacTCGTACACACCGGCATACACGTCTGGTATATTTTACAATAAGAGCGAAATAAGGAAGGAAGTATTTTGTTTCGATTGAGGGTGTGCAGGTTCACGCTCTTATCCGTTTCaccttcctttttttgttttttctttctcgtcttcttcttcctttACTTAACACCCAGGCTACGACTGTTGAACTTATCTATCCTGTTTGAATTGCCTTTTTCAACGtgagctttatatatatatcccgacCATGGCGAATACTCCACAGTTTGGTATGACAGGTATAACAGCGGTGACGTCACCCCCTGGTATGGCCCCACCGACCCTTCATGTCCCTGGTGCGGTGTTATCTTGGATGGAAAAACCTTCCGTAAGTAATTTATGATTCCCAAAAAAATAATTCCGCACTTGCGTTTAGTTCTATAATATCATTCCGATCGATGGCTGAGAATAAGTCATGAACCCCTGGCCATTGGTAAGTTGTCACACCCACAGAAAAAGTGTGCATAATTCAACCAATCCCACCCGAGGCACTACCGCGGGCGAAATTTGTTGATTCCCTATCGGGTTCAATTCAATTACAGATtgttcagccaatcagattgctcgttaCGTCAGCACCAATACTGACCATCGCTTGGCAattggaagttcgaagacataaaACTGAAtaacacactgacacttaattaaGTCTATAGTTATGGGGTTTCCCTTCAATCGCCTTAACTTTgaacttttaatgcttggatcatATGTTGAcattacttatgatacataagCTATTTCCATTGGGTTGGTGTTTACGTTATCtaagattcgtgagccgttctattgaaataggaattcgtttcgtgggaTAGGTACACTAAAATTAACTTCACGACGCGCGTTCACgcgtcttgaatgaatatacgcaaaacagttcAGTCTGCAGTATGATACATTTCCGTCACTGCAATGTGTACACAGCATTaacacacataggcctacagcgcatgtgtgatgcaCCCCTGTaagaaactttcactgtgccatgttatcgattaatgccttcacagaaaacttcgatcaagcATCGATAGTTGATCACACAATCATAACaaactagtgtgctaaatatgtccTAACCAATTCAAAGATACGAAAAGCTTCGTGTAAtgttgaacgggtatatcttcgttgcaacgaatggatgcagacaaagtgaaggtttctatggtgatgatcTAACTCTTTCGACCAATCATAAGCGACTATTTACAtataattgcaaacctgtttgtgtgtgtggggggggggggggagataacTAACAGTTATCTCAAAGGTCCCCATGtgtacacctgggtgaagagaggcagtggagataaagtgccttgcccaaggattCAACGTATATCTGGTCAGggctcgaacctgcaaaccttagatcacaagtccactgccttaatcagctaaacagcgcccaatGAACAGTTAATCTGACAGGTCCCCATGTATACACtgtgaagagaggcaattgagataaagtgccttgccttgcccaaggacacaacgtaatgttctggccaggactcgaacctgcaaaccttatatcacaagtccactgcctttaCCACTTGACCACAAAGCTCTCAACATATTCTAAGCATACTGGTGAATGTTTCCATTCAATTCCTACATGTGGGTtttgagaagaaaaagaaaacatcgtTCGGACACATTCCAAACCCACTGtgtaaacttgaagcaaacaggtgtgatatcAGAGAAGCAAAAAGACCAATTGGTTGTAATGAAGAGTTTAAAAACTTGTCTAAGTCGCTTTCGACTTTCATTATGATAATATTGATTCACTCAATCTCTTCTGTGGATCTGACTAGTGGTGGGTAGGTTGCACCATTCCCCCACCTCTCCACTCcccttaaatatatattaaaaacttACAAATTGTTATTTCCCAAAGTCCTTGCGTGTAGACCTAATTTGCAGTCTAAAAATGAATATAATCcacaatgcaccatttcacgtcTAAAATGTTACTTGTCTTGCGGAGGCTAACCACCAGACCAACCCccagaccccccccctctctctctttcccaTCAATTTTAATGGAGTgttatatgttttctttgcaaaCAAATTCGGCGAAGTTGAGATTCAACTTCCTCGTTCCTGTTAAGAATTGAAAGAGGTTATAAAAGGGGGAATTACCCATTTTTATTTAAGACTgcgtttttatttgttatttaactaTTTTAgctattccccctccccccaaagcCACTACTGATATTGTTATTACTTCGTTGTCGCTTCCTAGGCAACCATGGGTTGTCCACCAGGACTGGAGTATCTCAGTCAACTTGATCAAATCCTCGTCCATCAACAAGTTGAATTACTGGAGGTTTTCACCAACTGGGAAACGccaaacaaatatcaaatgaaaaatattctCGGTCAACAGGTACGTAtacgttgtacagtatatacttcaTCTTAGGAGGTATATAATACAGGTGCAGGGGTATGTGGGGTGCATACCCCGTACACCCTACTCTACACAGTACCCTCCCCGCCCACACCCCAGTCTACAACTCTACACAATCTAACGAAAGGTcgttattagcacaactttgtgTAGAcctgtatgtttgtatatatatatatatatatatatagatatatctttTTATATCTATCTTATTGGCTAATATTCCTCAGGAACCACTATTTCACGTGTATTTCACGTGTATTTATCCACAAATCAACTGGACAACATCTTTGTATAAGATTATGTTACCAAATAAGATTATTTGTGTGTCTTGGATTTAAAAAAAGCAGGAATGGAACTACCTGTCTCgagaaaatatgataaatatagaCCACTGTACAAATTAACGAACTGCGTAACAATGTAGTTTCATAGGTGACTAAAGAGGTTGTTGACAACTTCAAAGAGCAGCGTATGATTTGTATGTTTATCCCAGTAACTTTGGCAAAATCAATATCAAAAATATACGATAACCtcacttttgaagttttttcactgttcttgattttccgactcgttacgattttcatttataatgaaaatcgtaatgagttggaaaatcaagaacagtgaaaaaacttccagcctccaccgggattcgaacccgggcctcccgctctgtacgcggacaccctaaccactaggctatggacgctgattgtatgtccagaggttcgaaaccggtaaggatatatatatatatatatatatatatatatatatatatatatatatatatatatatatatatatatataaatatctttttatatttatcttttttttttcttaatttaatttagATTTTTTTCGCTTTCGAGGAGTCAGAAGAATGCATGCGTCAATGTTGTGGTCCTAACAGAGGCTTCGAGATGCACATTGTGGATAATATGAATCAAGAAGTCATGAAGGTCTCCAGAGAATTCAATTGCTGTGCGGGTGGCTCATGTTGTGCTGAATGCGGTGATGGCGAAGAATACGCCCATAAAGTCACTGTAGAGGCCCCGCCGGGCAACCCTATCGGCTATGTTCTTCAAAGGTATATATGTTATACTCAGAAAGGATGATATCACGTTTTAAGAACAGTGCCACATTTAAGATATTCTATCGAAGACAAGGCTGTTCTCAGAAAATTTGTTTACAGGGGGATTTATCACTGTACTGTTGTACTATTGTATACCCATAGAAAATatataaggctatatatatatatatatatatatatatatatatatatatatatatatatatatatacatatacaccaATGCATGTTTATCGAACACGGATACGCAATCAATTACGTAATGTCATTTTTAGGGTAGAAATAAGGGCGGATACAGATGGATGACTAAGTtaccaccaccccccaccctatCTCCccactcatttttttttggggggggggcaacctGTTGTAAAGGgacaattttgtaaattataaaaataaaagttgaaaagtaatgagaaaaaaattcgGCCGATTTGACCGAACTTACATTGTAAATA is from Apostichopus japonicus isolate 1M-3 chromosome 16, ASM3797524v1, whole genome shotgun sequence and encodes:
- the LOC139981957 gene encoding phospholipid scramblase 1-like encodes the protein MANTPQFGMTGITAVTSPPGMAPPTLHVPGAVLSWMEKPSATMGCPPGLEYLSQLDQILVHQQVELLEVFTNWETPNKYQMKNILGQQIFFAFEESEECMRQCCGPNRGFEMHIVDNMNQEVMKVSREFNCCAGGSCCAECGDGEEYAHKVTVEAPPGNPIGYVLQRKSFCKPHYAILDENRETLLKIRGPYCTCQTVCCTDDVEFQVLSSDETEQVGKISKQWSGYLKESYTNADNFGIQFPMNLEVKTKAILIGALFLIDFMFFEENQNNNHN